The sequence ACCATGCCGGGCGCATTCGGGGCGCCGACCATGTACGACCTGCTGCAATGGGTGCTGGACGAAGGGTATGACGGCGACGAGGATTTTCAGCGCTATCACGCGAGAATGTTTAACGAACGGGCCGCCGCCGGCCTGCGCATCGGGGGCACGGAGTGAGCTTCGGGTGATTCTCGCGCAGGTTGTATTCACAAAGCGAAATGTGTTGTTGCAATCACGGCGTTAGTTCGTCTACGGTCGTATGCAAGGCGGAACTCGCCTAGGGAGGACAAATTGACGCGCAAACTGCTTTTGGCGGCCGCTCTGGGCGTGGCCGCAACGGCGCTTCATGCCGATGTGATCGCACCGGATGATGTCGCTGCAAACGAATATGGCGAGGTTGAGGTTTCTCTGACCGGCGTACCGGGGGATCCGGTCCGCGGCGAAGAGGTGATGACCAACCGGGGCTTGGGCAACTGCATTGCCTGCCACCAGGTGACCGCGCTGGACGATTATCCGTTTCATGGAGAGGTGGGGCCGACGCTGGATGGTGCGGCCGATCGCTGGACCGAGGCCGCCCTGCGCGGCATGCTCGTGAATGCCGACAACATCTTTCCGGACTCGGTGATGCCCTCGTTCTATCGGGTCAGCGGCTTTGTCCGGCCCGGCAACGGCTACACGGGGCGCGCGGCCGAGGGGCCGTTGTCGCCGATCCTCGAGCCGCAGCAGATCGAGGACGTGATCGCCTATCTGATGACGCTCACCGAATAAGGTCGGGCCGAGAAAGGAGTACTGAGAGAATGGAAATGAACCGCAGGCAATTCGTGGGCACCGGCGTTGGCGCCGCAGCCGCGATCACGCTGTTGCCCGGCATGGCAAGCGCCGCGCTGGTCGACGACGCCATCAACGCCTTTACCGGCGGCGCCGAGGCGGGCAGCGACGGGATCACCCTGATCGCGCCCGAGATCGCCGAGAACGGCAATACCGTCCCGATCGAGGTCGATGCCCCCGGCGCCGAGGCGATCATCGTGCTGGCCGCCGGCAACCCGAACCCCGGCGTGGCCACGTTCAACTTCGGCCCGGCCTCGGGCGCGCAGGCGGCCTCGACCCGGATCCGTCTGGCCGGCGAGCAGGACGTGATCGCGATCGCCCGCATGCCCGACGGCACGTTCCGTCGCGCCCAGCAGGAAGTGAAAGTCACCATCGGCGGCTGCGGCGGCTGAGGTCAGGCATAAGGAACACGAGAAATGGCAGACAATGTTACCCCCCGTGTGCGTGTCCCGCGTGAGGCTTCGGCCGGCGACGTGGTGTCGATCCGCACCCTGATCAGCCACCCGATGGAAAGCGGTCAGCGCCGTGATGGCGACGGCAACGTCATTCCGCGCTCGATCATCAATCGCTTCACCTGCGATTTCAACGGCGAGAACGTGATCGACGTCACGATGGAGCCGTCGATCTCGACCAACCCGTATTTCCAGTTTTCGGCGGTCGTGAACGAGACGGGCACCTTCAACTTCACCTGGTATGACGACGACGGGTCCGTCTACGAGGAAACCGCCGACATCACGGTCGCCTGATACGCGCCGGTCATCGCAGGGAGGAGGCGAACGACCATGAAAACCATGAAGAAAGCACTCGCGCTCGGCAGCGTGGCAGCCATGGCCCTTGCGGCCTCGGCGGTGACGCTGTCGGCGGACGAGGACGCGGATCTGACCGTGAACGGCGAGATCGAGATGATCGTGCGCACGAATGCACCCGATCACCTCGATGGACATCTCGACATGATCTACTCGGGCTGGACCTTCCGGTCGAACGAGACCCAGGCCATGCAGATGGACGATTTCGACAACCCGGCCATGCTGTTCGTCGAGCAGGGCGAGGCGTTGTTCAACACGGCGATGGGGCCCGATGGCGCCAGCTGTGCGGGATGCCATGAAAACGCCGAAAGCCTGTCGGACGTGCGCGCCGTCTATCCCCAGTGGGATGAGGAGCGTGGCGAGGTCCAGACGCTGACCATGCAGATCAACGAATGCGTGACCGAACGGATGAACGCCGAGCCCCTGGGCTGGTCCAGCCGCGACATGGTCAATCTCGAGGCGCTGATCTCCTCGGTCGGTCGGGGTCAGGTGGTCAATGTCGCCATCGACGGTCCGGCACGCGAAACCTGGGAACGGGGCCGCGAGATCTACTATACCGAGTACGGTATTCTCGAAATGAGCTGTGCCAGCTGCCATGAGGTAAATTATGGCAACTACATCCGCGCAGACCATCTGAGCCAGGGTCAGATCAACGGCTTTCCGACCTATCGCCTGAA comes from Roseibacterium elongatum DSM 19469 and encodes:
- the soxY gene encoding thiosulfate oxidation carrier protein SoxY, with the translated sequence MEMNRRQFVGTGVGAAAAITLLPGMASAALVDDAINAFTGGAEAGSDGITLIAPEIAENGNTVPIEVDAPGAEAIIVLAAGNPNPGVATFNFGPASGAQAASTRIRLAGEQDVIAIARMPDGTFRRAQQEVKVTIGGCGG
- the soxA gene encoding sulfur oxidation c-type cytochrome SoxA, translated to MKTMKKALALGSVAAMALAASAVTLSADEDADLTVNGEIEMIVRTNAPDHLDGHLDMIYSGWTFRSNETQAMQMDDFDNPAMLFVEQGEALFNTAMGPDGASCAGCHENAESLSDVRAVYPQWDEERGEVQTLTMQINECVTERMNAEPLGWSSRDMVNLEALISSVGRGQVVNVAIDGPARETWERGREIYYTEYGILEMSCASCHEVNYGNYIRADHLSQGQINGFPTYRLKNARLNSTHSRFRGCIRDTRAHTFAEGSPEFIALELYVASRGNGLTVEGPSVRN
- the soxX gene encoding sulfur oxidation c-type cytochrome SoxX — protein: MTRKLLLAAALGVAATALHADVIAPDDVAANEYGEVEVSLTGVPGDPVRGEEVMTNRGLGNCIACHQVTALDDYPFHGEVGPTLDGAADRWTEAALRGMLVNADNIFPDSVMPSFYRVSGFVRPGNGYTGRAAEGPLSPILEPQQIEDVIAYLMTLTE
- the soxZ gene encoding thiosulfate oxidation carrier complex protein SoxZ — its product is MADNVTPRVRVPREASAGDVVSIRTLISHPMESGQRRDGDGNVIPRSIINRFTCDFNGENVIDVTMEPSISTNPYFQFSAVVNETGTFNFTWYDDDGSVYEETADITVA